The Hymenobacter oligotrophus genome has a window encoding:
- a CDS encoding sensor histidine kinase: MEPNHEHQAEMQRRHQELRVRAEKRRSITSAIVSEHTPSETRRLVQELQTHQIELEMQYEELLLAQEESERMRQQYTDLYDFAPVGYCTLSARGTIQQLNLCASTLLGYERATLRGHAFPLCVSPAERPKFYEFLQRMLHQEATQHTELQVQRPDGRTLYVRIQGSRLLNEDQEPLFRLALFDDTERHNAIQQVSASEARFRKLFEKSRDAVCLVKGSTYIDCNEAAVRLLGAEHKNQIVGQPIGLLTPEYQPNGQRSAELQQNILTQLQWQGSYRGAWLRHRFSGEPIWLEVVLTRIELDGEPLIHVVWRDETQRKKAEQDLAASEARFRTLFERSNDGMLLLQSGRYIDCNEAALRLIGATSREQIVGQVASAFTPEVQPNGRRTAEWFAENVARAMQEGSLRCEAQMFKPTDEEIWIEAVLTPVRIPEQEPIIHVVWRDVTERRRNEQRLQEGEQRLKTAVRAANMGIGTWDFATERFHLDERGCQMFGWPLPSADLTLAELMQPVHPDDVERATAELLKAAEIGSLDVQVRVVHPSGEVRYVVATGQVIRNLHGTPERMSGVLRDITERYLANLRLRESEERLQLALKASHAGLCHLELATGVLHLDEQANRIYGRPADAGPTTWEDLSQRVHPDDLARVNAAKQHSTETQEPFSEEHRVVWPDGALRYVETSGNVQLDGQGRQVRLIGLLRDVTTRRETQQQLNFKNRLLEHILHNMPVVLTRITADGELLEVAGAGLRRLGVADNVLNGRNVYEAYPKLTNSVNKLLSGNEVRFLGMPPRREGQEQIYFQNYGFFDREQNAGVLFAIDVTDTQQANVQLKAERDFVKSLLDHSGDAIMVFDRNFYITEWNQRAAELTQIPAEDVLGKRIFSDIPAFDRLEFRRIAERVLAGTTVTEYNIPFKRRHGAYDATFVPLADAEDRVANVLGVVRDVTERNRLMEEATRLRLQREKEVLSAIMHTQEDERKRIAEALHNGVGQLLYASKLHLDSTPVDETHRTAAIGLLNEAIKATRTISFELTPNVLEDFGLKSALEELCKRIPKHNLHVHLSVGELPPAMPRLVETAAYRIAQELLNNVIKHAHAREAFVYVELQGNKLHLSVEDDGCGFDVEKAREKRGGIGLSGIRNRVGLLGGELTIRSRQGLGTTITVELPLGEEVKKRKNSKP; this comes from the coding sequence ATGGAGCCGAATCACGAACACCAGGCCGAAATGCAGCGGCGCCACCAAGAGCTGCGCGTCCGCGCCGAAAAACGCCGCAGCATAACCTCGGCCATCGTAAGCGAGCATACCCCCAGCGAAACCAGGCGGCTGGTGCAAGAGCTGCAAACGCACCAGATAGAGCTGGAAATGCAGTACGAAGAGCTGCTGCTGGCGCAGGAAGAATCGGAACGCATGCGCCAGCAGTACACCGATTTGTACGACTTTGCCCCGGTAGGCTACTGCACGCTCAGTGCGCGCGGCACCATACAGCAGCTAAACCTTTGTGCCAGTACCCTGCTGGGTTACGAGCGCGCAACACTCAGGGGGCACGCCTTTCCGCTGTGCGTAAGCCCGGCCGAGCGGCCCAAGTTCTACGAGTTTCTGCAGCGCATGCTGCATCAGGAGGCCACCCAACACACCGAGCTGCAAGTGCAGCGGCCCGATGGCCGCACCCTGTACGTGCGCATCCAGGGGAGCCGCTTGCTCAACGAAGACCAGGAGCCGCTGTTCCGGCTGGCTTTGTTTGATGACACCGAGCGGCACAACGCCATTCAACAAGTATCGGCCAGCGAGGCCCGCTTTCGTAAGCTCTTCGAGAAGTCGCGCGATGCCGTGTGCCTGGTAAAAGGCAGCACCTACATCGACTGCAACGAGGCCGCCGTACGCCTGCTAGGGGCCGAGCACAAAAACCAGATTGTGGGGCAGCCCATTGGCCTGCTTACGCCCGAGTACCAGCCCAACGGCCAGCGCTCCGCCGAACTGCAACAAAACATACTAACCCAGTTGCAGTGGCAGGGCTCGTACCGCGGTGCGTGGTTGCGCCACCGCTTTTCGGGCGAGCCGATTTGGCTGGAGGTGGTCCTGACGCGCATCGAGCTCGACGGCGAGCCGCTCATCCACGTGGTGTGGCGCGACGAAACCCAGCGCAAAAAAGCCGAGCAAGACCTGGCCGCCAGCGAAGCGCGCTTCCGTACCTTGTTCGAGCGCAGCAACGACGGCATGCTGCTGCTGCAAAGCGGCCGCTACATCGATTGCAACGAGGCCGCTTTGCGCCTTATTGGCGCCACCAGCCGCGAGCAAATTGTGGGGCAGGTGGCGTCGGCTTTCACGCCCGAGGTGCAGCCCAACGGCCGCCGCACAGCCGAGTGGTTTGCCGAAAACGTGGCGCGCGCCATGCAAGAAGGCTCGTTGCGCTGCGAGGCCCAAATGTTTAAGCCCACCGACGAGGAAATTTGGATTGAGGCGGTGCTTACGCCCGTGCGCATTCCGGAGCAAGAGCCCATCATTCACGTGGTATGGCGCGACGTAACGGAGCGCCGCCGCAACGAGCAGCGCCTGCAAGAGGGCGAGCAGCGCCTGAAAACGGCCGTGCGGGCCGCCAACATGGGCATTGGCACCTGGGATTTTGCCACCGAGCGCTTTCATCTGGATGAGCGCGGCTGCCAGATGTTTGGCTGGCCGCTGCCCAGCGCCGACCTCACGCTGGCCGAGCTGATGCAGCCCGTGCACCCTGACGACGTGGAGCGGGCCACCGCCGAACTGCTTAAAGCGGCCGAGATCGGTAGCCTGGATGTGCAAGTGCGCGTGGTGCACCCCAGCGGCGAGGTACGCTACGTGGTAGCCACGGGCCAGGTAATCCGCAACCTGCACGGCACCCCCGAGCGCATGAGCGGCGTGCTGCGCGATATTACCGAGCGCTACCTGGCCAACCTGCGCCTGCGCGAAAGCGAGGAGCGCCTGCAATTGGCCCTCAAAGCCTCGCATGCTGGCCTCTGCCACCTCGAGCTGGCCACGGGCGTGCTGCACCTAGATGAGCAGGCCAACCGCATTTACGGCCGCCCCGCCGATGCCGGCCCTACTACTTGGGAGGACCTAAGCCAGCGCGTGCACCCCGACGACCTGGCCCGCGTGAACGCCGCCAAGCAGCACAGCACCGAAACCCAGGAGCCCTTTAGCGAGGAGCACCGCGTGGTGTGGCCCGATGGCGCCCTGCGCTACGTTGAAACCAGCGGCAACGTGCAGCTCGATGGGCAAGGCCGCCAAGTGCGCCTGATTGGCTTGCTGCGCGACGTAACCACCCGCCGCGAAACGCAGCAGCAGCTCAATTTCAAGAACCGCCTGCTCGAGCACATTTTGCACAACATGCCCGTGGTGCTCACGCGCATCACCGCCGATGGCGAGCTGCTCGAGGTGGCGGGAGCGGGGCTGCGCCGCCTAGGTGTGGCCGACAATGTCCTGAACGGGCGCAACGTGTACGAGGCCTATCCCAAGCTTACCAACTCGGTAAACAAGCTACTAAGTGGCAACGAGGTGCGCTTTTTGGGCATGCCGCCGCGCCGCGAAGGTCAGGAGCAGATTTACTTTCAGAACTACGGCTTCTTCGATCGGGAGCAAAACGCCGGGGTGCTCTTCGCCATCGACGTAACGGATACCCAGCAGGCCAACGTGCAGCTGAAGGCCGAGCGCGACTTTGTGAAAAGCCTGCTCGACCACAGCGGCGACGCCATCATGGTGTTCGACCGCAACTTCTACATCACCGAGTGGAACCAGCGCGCCGCCGAGCTGACCCAGATACCGGCCGAAGACGTGCTGGGCAAGCGGATTTTCAGCGACATCCCCGCGTTTGATCGGCTGGAGTTCCGGCGCATTGCCGAGCGCGTGCTGGCTGGCACCACCGTAACAGAGTACAACATTCCGTTTAAGCGGCGCCACGGCGCCTACGATGCCACCTTTGTGCCGCTTGCCGATGCCGAAGACCGCGTAGCCAACGTGCTGGGCGTGGTGCGCGATGTAACCGAGCGCAACCGCCTGATGGAAGAAGCTACCCGGCTGCGCCTCCAGCGCGAAAAGGAGGTGTTGAGCGCCATTATGCACACCCAAGAAGATGAGCGCAAGCGCATCGCCGAGGCCCTGCACAACGGCGTGGGCCAGCTGCTCTACGCCAGCAAGCTCCACCTCGACTCGACGCCCGTTGACGAAACCCACCGCACCGCCGCCATTGGCCTGCTCAACGAGGCCATTAAGGCCACGCGCACCATCTCGTTTGAGCTTACGCCCAACGTGCTCGAGGATTTCGGCCTGAAATCGGCCCTCGAAGAGCTGTGCAAGCGCATACCCAAGCACAACCTGCACGTGCACCTAAGCGTGGGCGAGCTGCCGCCGGCCATGCCGCGCCTCGTCGAAACCGCGGCCTACCGCATTGCCCAAGAGCTGCTCAACAACGTCATCAAGCACGCCCACGCCCGCGAGGCGTTTGTGTACGTGGAGCTGCAAGGCAACAAGCTGCACCTGAGCGTGGAAGACGACGGCTGCGGCTTTGATGTGGAAAAAGCGCGCGAGAAGCGCGGGGGCATTGGCCTTTCGGGCATTCGCAACCGGGTGGGGCTGCTCGGCGGCGAGCTTACCATTCGCTCGCGGCAGGGCCTGGGTACCACCATCACGGTAGAGCTGCCCCTAGGTGAGGAAGTGAAGAAGCGCAAAAACAGCAAGCCGTAA
- a CDS encoding AraC family transcriptional regulator: protein MKPAAVPVLCIDAFPHTPPQTPFRLQRLEELRASFADVNEPHAHDFYVLLYFTHGHGTHTIDFVTYEVRPGALFFLAPGQVHSWSLSDDTRGIDIFFAPEFYLLRHTAERLYSYPFFGPHGQPVLYLPPNEPLIGPLLWRMEQEHAMPSPNQQEVLRSYLHLVLELAARQHQPEPTAGQQPGLHQLRAFEQLLNEHFRTHKAVRDYAAWLHLTPNHLNAVCRRLLAKTASNLIHERVVVEAKRLLHHSALSVAEVAYNLGFDDASYFSRYFRKYAGLTPEAFRRLGR from the coding sequence ATGAAGCCCGCCGCCGTACCGGTACTGTGCATTGATGCTTTTCCGCACACGCCGCCGCAAACGCCTTTTCGGCTGCAACGGCTCGAGGAGTTGCGCGCCAGCTTTGCCGACGTAAACGAGCCGCATGCCCACGATTTTTACGTGCTGCTGTACTTCACGCACGGCCACGGCACCCACACCATCGACTTTGTAACCTACGAGGTGCGGCCGGGCGCCCTGTTTTTCCTGGCGCCGGGGCAGGTGCACAGCTGGTCGTTGTCCGACGACACCCGCGGCATCGATATCTTCTTCGCGCCGGAATTTTACTTGCTACGCCACACCGCCGAGCGGCTTTACTCCTACCCCTTCTTCGGCCCTCACGGGCAGCCGGTGCTGTACCTGCCGCCCAACGAGCCGCTAATTGGCCCGCTGCTGTGGCGCATGGAGCAGGAGCATGCCATGCCCAGCCCAAACCAGCAGGAGGTATTGCGCTCCTACCTGCATCTGGTGCTCGAACTGGCCGCCCGGCAGCACCAACCCGAGCCCACGGCAGGACAGCAGCCTGGCTTGCACCAGCTCCGAGCCTTCGAGCAGCTGCTGAACGAGCACTTCCGCACGCACAAAGCCGTGCGCGACTATGCCGCGTGGCTGCATCTTACGCCCAACCACCTCAACGCTGTGTGCCGCCGCCTGCTGGCCAAAACCGCCAGCAACCTAATACACGAGCGCGTGGTGGTTGAAGCCAAACGCCTGCTGCACCACTCGGCCCTTTCGGTAGCCGAGGTAGCCTACAACCTAGGGTTCGACGACGCTTCGTACTTCTCGCGGTACTTCCGCAAGTATGCGGGCCTTACGCCCGAAGCCTTCCGCCGGCTCGGCCGTTGA
- a CDS encoding MutS-related protein — protein MPVSSATRPLRLSPAEVFADNLTAYAAEEQHFATRHRAVGWLRVFLFVAGAGGTWWLFERGQNALAVGWLVVAYVLFLLVMRWHGRIGYQLRQRQLLRLINQEELDRLGGKLAGLDEGQRYANAAHPYTADLDVFGPHSLFQLLSRTTSRLGQDALAGWLQTPAPLEQLWLRQQAVAELVPDVVWRQHWQARARHFPKQSDDPRPFLQWMHAPDFYAQRGWLLGLLFVLPPLALLGSALWLTGWSGWLAGGPFLAMYALNHRFRKERDAVFERSMDMYDVLRAYRDQLLHLEARPCTTPYLASLRNRLLERGAPASRYVARLARIAQNFSLRWSTLAGFFANNLLMWDFFWMWRLERWKHQLGGALEPWLEVVAEVEALASLAATQYANPEWAVPEVVNEPLTFESEALAHPLIFSPERVANNFGTVGAGRTALITGSNMSGKTTFLRTVGVNLALALAGGPVCARSLRCGPAQLFTAMRTQDNLAESTSSFYAELKRLRQLLDLTEQGQPVFFLLDEILKGTNSRDRHDGARGLIRQLHRRPASGFVSTHDLELGDLEQELPGFVTNYSFNSEIIGDDIRFDYRLTPGLCREFNASKLMELMGIGTK, from the coding sequence GTGCCTGTATCCTCTGCCACCCGCCCGCTGCGCCTTTCGCCAGCCGAGGTATTTGCCGACAACCTTACCGCCTACGCCGCCGAGGAGCAGCACTTTGCCACGCGGCACCGTGCCGTAGGTTGGCTGCGGGTGTTCCTGTTTGTGGCAGGCGCGGGCGGCACGTGGTGGCTGTTCGAGCGCGGCCAAAACGCCCTTGCCGTGGGCTGGCTGGTGGTGGCGTACGTGCTGTTTTTGCTGGTGATGCGCTGGCACGGCCGCATTGGCTACCAGCTGCGCCAGCGCCAGCTGCTGCGCCTCATCAACCAAGAGGAGCTCGACCGCCTAGGTGGCAAGCTCGCCGGGTTAGACGAGGGGCAGCGCTACGCCAACGCCGCGCACCCCTACACCGCCGACCTCGACGTGTTTGGCCCGCACTCGTTGTTTCAGCTGTTAAGCCGCACCACCTCGCGCTTGGGCCAGGATGCATTGGCTGGGTGGTTGCAAACTCCCGCGCCGCTCGAGCAATTGTGGCTGCGCCAGCAAGCCGTGGCCGAGCTGGTGCCCGATGTGGTGTGGCGGCAGCACTGGCAGGCGCGGGCCCGCCACTTTCCGAAGCAGTCCGACGATCCACGGCCTTTTTTGCAATGGATGCACGCCCCCGATTTCTACGCCCAACGCGGCTGGCTACTGGGGTTGTTGTTCGTGCTGCCGCCGCTGGCGCTGTTGGGCTCGGCGTTGTGGCTCACGGGGTGGTCGGGCTGGTTGGCCGGTGGCCCTTTTTTGGCGATGTACGCGCTCAACCACCGCTTCCGGAAGGAGCGCGACGCTGTGTTCGAGCGCAGCATGGACATGTACGATGTGCTGCGCGCCTACCGCGACCAGCTGCTGCACCTCGAGGCGCGCCCCTGCACCACGCCGTACCTGGCCAGCTTGCGCAACCGCCTGCTCGAGCGCGGCGCGCCGGCCTCGCGCTACGTGGCGCGGTTGGCGCGCATTGCCCAAAATTTCTCGTTGCGCTGGAGCACCTTGGCCGGCTTCTTCGCCAACAACCTGCTCATGTGGGACTTCTTCTGGATGTGGCGCCTCGAGCGGTGGAAGCACCAGTTGGGCGGCGCCCTCGAGCCTTGGCTGGAGGTAGTAGCCGAAGTGGAAGCCCTGGCCAGCCTGGCCGCCACCCAGTACGCCAACCCCGAATGGGCCGTGCCCGAGGTGGTAAACGAGCCGCTTACGTTCGAAAGCGAGGCCCTGGCGCACCCGCTCATCTTCAGCCCGGAGCGGGTGGCCAACAACTTTGGCACCGTGGGCGCCGGCCGCACCGCCCTGATTACGGGCTCCAACATGTCGGGCAAAACCACGTTCCTGCGCACGGTAGGCGTAAACTTGGCGCTGGCCCTGGCCGGCGGGCCGGTGTGCGCCCGCAGCCTGCGCTGCGGCCCGGCGCAGCTCTTCACGGCCATGCGCACGCAGGATAACCTAGCCGAAAGCACTTCCTCGTTTTACGCCGAGCTAAAGCGCCTGCGCCAACTGCTCGACCTAACCGAGCAAGGCCAGCCGGTTTTCTTTTTGCTCGATGAAATCCTGAAAGGCACCAATTCGCGCGACCGGCACGATGGCGCCCGCGGCCTTATCCGGCAACTGCACCGCCGCCCGGCCAGCGGCTTCGTGAGCACCCACGACCTCGAGCTCGGCGATTTGGAGCAGGAGCTGCCGGGCTTTGTAACCAACTACAGCTTCAACAGCGAAATCATCGGCGACGACATCCGGTTTGATTACCGCCTCACGCCGGGCCTGTGCCGCGAGTTCAACGCCAGCAAGCTGATGGAGCTGATGGGCATTGGCACAAAGTAG
- a CDS encoding FAD-dependent oxidoreductase, translating to MLKPDQTSGANTTSWLATANRPTFEPLKRNETADVVVVGAGIAGLTSAYLLAREGKTVVVLDDGEIASGETGRTTAHLSNALDDRYYHLESLFGEEGARLAADSHGSAIDRIESIVREEKIDCGFSRLDGYLFLPAKGTVKELDDELEAAHRAGLTGVTRLKDARVKGFKTGECLRFPNQGQFHIVQYINGLAKAITQRGSRIFTHTRVLEVHGGDDARVVTADGQEVRAKHIVVATNTPFNDRVVMHTKQAPYRTYVVTFRVPKGSITKALYWDTADPYHYIRLQELTDSDTHELLVVGGEDHKTGQESNYEERFRCLEEWAREHYPSVQEVEYHWSGQVMEPVDSLGYAGHNPVDNDNVFIITGDSGHGMTHSTLGAMIVTDLIQERENPWAKLYDPGRVTMKLDTLKEFVKENVNVAAEYTDLLTGGDVSKEEEIQPGSGAVIGRGPLKVAVYRDEKGTTHECSAICPHLHCVVHWNTAEKSWDCPCHGSRFDPYGVLLNGPAATDLPKVEG from the coding sequence ATGCTGAAACCCGACCAAACCTCCGGCGCCAACACTACCTCGTGGCTTGCCACGGCCAACCGCCCAACGTTTGAACCGCTGAAGCGCAACGAAACCGCCGATGTGGTGGTGGTAGGGGCCGGCATAGCGGGCCTCACCAGCGCCTACCTGCTGGCCCGCGAGGGCAAAACCGTGGTGGTGCTCGACGACGGCGAAATTGCCTCGGGCGAAACCGGCCGCACCACGGCCCACCTTTCCAACGCCCTCGACGACCGGTACTACCACCTCGAGAGTTTGTTTGGCGAGGAAGGCGCCCGCCTAGCCGCCGACAGCCACGGCTCGGCCATCGACCGCATCGAGAGCATTGTGCGCGAGGAGAAAATCGACTGCGGCTTTTCGCGCCTCGACGGCTACTTGTTTTTGCCGGCCAAAGGCACCGTAAAGGAGCTCGACGATGAGCTGGAAGCCGCGCACCGTGCCGGCCTAACGGGCGTAACCCGCCTGAAAGATGCCCGCGTGAAAGGCTTCAAAACCGGCGAGTGCCTGCGCTTTCCCAACCAAGGGCAATTTCATATTGTGCAGTATATCAACGGGCTGGCCAAGGCCATAACCCAGCGCGGCAGCCGCATTTTCACGCACACCCGCGTGCTGGAGGTGCACGGCGGCGACGATGCCCGCGTGGTAACGGCCGATGGCCAGGAAGTGCGCGCCAAGCACATCGTGGTAGCCACCAACACGCCCTTCAACGACCGCGTGGTGATGCACACCAAGCAGGCACCGTACCGCACCTACGTGGTTACGTTCCGGGTGCCCAAGGGCAGCATCACGAAGGCGTTGTACTGGGATACCGCCGACCCGTACCACTACATCCGCCTGCAAGAGCTGACCGACTCCGACACGCACGAGCTGCTGGTGGTGGGCGGCGAAGACCACAAAACCGGGCAGGAGAGCAACTACGAAGAGCGTTTCCGCTGCCTCGAGGAGTGGGCGCGCGAGCACTACCCCAGCGTGCAGGAGGTGGAGTACCACTGGTCGGGCCAGGTGATGGAGCCCGTGGACAGCCTGGGCTATGCCGGCCACAACCCCGTCGACAACGACAACGTGTTCATCATCACCGGCGACTCGGGCCACGGCATGACGCACAGCACCCTAGGTGCCATGATCGTGACGGACCTCATTCAGGAGCGCGAAAACCCTTGGGCCAAGCTCTACGACCCCGGCCGCGTAACCATGAAGCTGGACACGCTGAAAGAATTTGTGAAGGAAAACGTGAACGTAGCGGCCGAGTACACCGATTTGCTTACCGGCGGCGACGTATCGAAGGAAGAAGAAATACAGCCCGGCTCGGGCGCCGTAATTGGCCGCGGCCCGCTGAAAGTAGCCGTGTACCGCGATGAAAAAGGCACAACCCACGAGTGCTCGGCCATTTGCCCGCACCTGCACTGCGTAGTGCATTGGAACACCGCCGAAAAAAGCTGGGACTGCCCTTGCCACGGTTCGCGCTTCGACCCGTATGGCGTGCTGCTCAACGGCCCCGCCGCTACCGATTTACCGAAGGTGGAAGGGTAG
- a CDS encoding DUF983 domain-containing protein has protein sequence MANSASSATWALLRLRCPRCHEGPLFSRSAFNITKFADMPEACPVCKQAYEPEPGFYWGAMYFSYGFTVAIFVISGVLLYYLANDPPLWVYISVVGGVALLSTPVVFRYSRALMLYLFGGVESRPPVA, from the coding sequence ATGGCTAATTCTGCATCGTCGGCCACTTGGGCTTTGCTGCGGTTGCGCTGCCCGCGCTGCCACGAGGGGCCGCTGTTTTCGCGCTCTGCCTTCAACATCACCAAGTTTGCCGATATGCCCGAGGCCTGCCCCGTGTGCAAGCAGGCCTACGAGCCCGAGCCGGGTTTTTACTGGGGAGCCATGTACTTCAGCTACGGCTTCACGGTGGCCATTTTCGTGATATCGGGCGTGCTGCTGTACTACCTCGCCAACGACCCGCCGCTGTGGGTGTACATCTCAGTGGTAGGCGGGGTGGCCCTGCTGTCTACGCCGGTGGTGTTTCGTTACTCGCGGGCCCTTATGCTCTACTTGTTTGGCGGCGTAGAGTCGCGGCCCCCGGTGGCCTAG
- a CDS encoding STAS domain-containing protein, with translation MEVYREILPESYLLILADDIPANVDDEDALDRALRRASRSGKSSVWVDCSHLHHLPADAAELLGYYYQRLSRHGMSLVLCHLNADVRAELESLTATPLPVVETLLDAEKYCHQELQNRRLSA, from the coding sequence ATGGAGGTTTACCGCGAAATTTTGCCCGAAAGCTATTTGCTCATCCTCGCCGACGATATACCTGCCAACGTGGATGACGAAGATGCCCTCGACCGCGCGCTGCGCCGCGCCAGCCGCAGCGGTAAATCGAGCGTGTGGGTTGATTGCAGCCACTTGCACCACCTGCCCGCCGACGCTGCCGAACTGTTGGGCTACTACTACCAACGCCTGTCGCGCCACGGCATGAGCCTGGTGCTGTGCCACCTGAACGCCGACGTGCGTGCCGAGCTGGAGTCGCTGACGGCCACGCCGCTGCCGGTGGTCGAAACCCTGCTCGACGCCGAGAAATACTGCCACCAAGAGCTGCAAAACCGGCGCTTGTCGGCATAA